TAAAAAGTTGATGAGGAAAACCCGGCATCAGCGTAAGAAGAGGGGCAAGTAATCACCCAGTATCAGAAGGGCATTGTTTCTGGTCATCCAAGGTTTTTTACCCGGATGTCCCCTGTTGTAATTAAAAATGAAATGATTCTCTCTCTATCCAGGCCATCCCTTCGGGTATGGCCTGTTTTATTATTGGGGGGTTTATAAAGCCACGTATTTTGACCATAGCCGGATCGGACCCGAGCGGTGGGGCCGGCATACAGGCCGACCTGAAGGTCATCGCTTTGCTGGGAGGCTATGGGACCTCGGTTATAACGGCCTTGACGGCCCAGAACACCTTGGGAGTTCAAGGGATCTTCCCGGTTCCCCGGTCGTTTATACGGGAACAACTCCAGGCGGTCCTTTCCGATATCAGCGTCGATGCCGTGAAAACAGGCATGCTGGCCCGGGCCGAAATCATTACTCTGGTGGCCCAAACCCTAAATGAATTTAAGATTGAAAAGGTGGTGCTGGATCCGGTCATGATCTCCGGAACCGGGCATCCCTTATTGGAAAAAAAGGCCGTTCAAACGCTCAGGGATGATCTTTTCCCCGTGGCCGGTTTGGTCACTCCTAATCTCTCCGAAGCCTCGGTCTTGACCGGTCTTCCGGTGCGGACCGTTGCGGATATGAAAAGGGCTGCCATGGCCCTTAAAGAAAAAATCAAAGGAATGGTTTTAATCAAAGGGGGACATTTAACCGGAGCGGCCATAGATCTCCTTTACGACGGGATTTCTTTCAGGGAATTTTCCAGCCCCCGAATCCAGACCCCGAATATCCACGGCACCGGTTGTACCTTTTCGGCCGCCATTGCCGTTTTCTGGGGGCAGGGGAATCCTTTAATAAAGGCTGTGGAAAAGGCCAAGGATTTTATTACCAAAGCCATTGCCGGAGCCCAGCCGGTCGGGCATGGCCAGTGGGCTACTGATCCATATAGGTGGCTTGAAAATAACAAAAATAAAAAAGAGGTATCATCTTGACCCAGATTGAATCAGCCCAAAAAGGGGTTCTAACCCCTGAAATGCAGGAAGTGGCCCGCCAGGAAGGGCTGGATCCGGAAGAGATCCAAAAACGTGTGGCCCAGGGGACGGTTGTTATTCCGGCTAACCTCGGGAAGAAGAAGGCCCGCCCGGTTGGTATCGGACAGGGATTGGCGATCAAGGTCAATGCCAATATCGGGACTTCCTCCGATCAGGTGGATCTGGCCCAGGAATTGCGCAAGTTGAATATTTGTGTCGAAGCTAAAGCCGATACAGTCATGGACTTAAGTACCGGGGGTGATTTAAAGGAAATACTCCGAACCTTGATTGCCCATTCCCCTTTGCCTATAGGCACGGTCCCAATCTATCAGGCGGTGGTGGAAACGGCCAGGGAAAAAGGGGGGATTGTCCACCTGACGGCGGATAAGATTTTCGAGGTGATTGAAAGTCAGGCCCAGGCTGGCGTCGACTTTATTACAGTCCATTGCGGCGTTACCCTCAATTCTCTGGAGCGGTTGCAAAAGCAGGGCCGGATCACCGATATCGTCAGTCGGGGCGGGGCCTTTCTGGCAACCTGGATGGTCTATCATGGAAAAGAAAACCCCCTCTATACCGAATATGATCGTTTAATCGAATTGGCCCGTCGATACGATCTGACCTTGAGCCTCGGAGACGGCTTGCGTCCCGGCTGTCTGGCCGATGCCACTGATCGGGCCCAGGTGCAGGAGTTGATCCACCTGGGAGAATTACGGGAACAGGCCTTAAAAGCCGGTGTTCAGGTCATGATCGAAGGGCCCGGGCATGTGCCGCTCAATCAGGTCGAGGCTAATGTGCTGCTTCAGAAACAGCTTTGCCAGGGGGCCCCTTTTTATGTCCTGGGTCCCCTGGTCACGGATATTGCAGCGGGTTACGACCATATTGCCTGCGCCATCGGGGGGGCCTTGGCCGGGATGGCCGGTGCCGATTTTCTCTGCTATGTCACCCCTTCCGAACATTTAAAACTCCCCACGCCGGAAGACGTGCGGGAAGGGATTATCGCGTCCCGTATCGCGGCCCATGCCGCCGACCTGGCCCGGGGCCGGGCGAAGTCCTGGGAACAGGATCGTCAAATGGCCCTGGCCCGTAAAGCCTTGAACTGGGAAAGACAGATCGGCCTATGCCTGGATCCGGAAAAGGCCCGCCGGATGAGGGCCGAAAGCCCTCCCAGTGAATCGGAGGTCTGTACCATGTGTGGGGAGTTCTGCGCCATCAAAATGGTTCGGGAGTTTTTTAAAAAGGAATGAGACCGTTTGTATTAGTTTAGGTTCATAAAAAAAGTTTTTATAACCCCACCCAATCTGGATGGATTATGAATTCTTCCCAGAAAAACCCGCAGATTCGACCAAAAGAAATAATATTGGGGGCCCTGTCCCAAAGGGAATTTGTTTCCGGAGAGGCCTTGGCCAAGGAATTGGGTATGACCCGCCCGGCTATCTGGAAATATATGGCCAAACTCAAAGAAGAGGGTTTTAGTATCGAATCTTTGCAGGGGAAAGGGTATCGCCTGACGGCCGTTCCGGATATTTTATTGCCTGATCTTTTAGCCCGGGAGTTGAAAACCGCTTTTTTGGGGAAAAACATCCACCACTTCCTCCGTACCGATTCCACGAATATTCAAGCCAGAACCCTGGCGGCCCAGGGGGCTCCGGAAGGGACCCTGGTTGTGGCCGAATTCCAGGAAAAAGGCAAAGGCCGGCTGAGCCGCATTTGGCAATCGCCATCCGGTAAAAATCTCTTATTTTCTTTGATCCTGAGGCCGAACTGGCTGCCCCAAGAGGCCTTTTACGGCACCGTGCTGGCCTCGGTTTCTCTTTGCCGGGCCATCCGGGAGATCGCCGGGATGGATGTGGGCATCAAATGGCCCAATGATATTTATGCCGGGGATAAAAAATTAGCCGGAATCCTGACCGAATTTACCACCGACCCGGACCGGATGGAATATATGATCATCGGGATCGGCGTCAATTGCCACTGGGCCCCTTTGGAGCCGCCTCCGGGGGGACAGCCGGCCACCAGCATTTTAAAGGAAACCGGCAAGAAGATCTCCCGCCTTCAACTCCTGACCCGGTTTTTGACCTTCGGGGAAACCCTTTACCAAAAGGCTCAAAACGAAGGGGTTGGGT
The sequence above is a segment of the Deltaproteobacteria bacterium genome. Coding sequences within it:
- a CDS encoding AURKAIP1/COX24 domain-containing protein encodes the protein MGSVVKKRRKKMRKHKHKKLMRKTRHQRKKRGK
- the thiD gene encoding bifunctional hydroxymethylpyrimidine kinase/phosphomethylpyrimidine kinase — its product is MACFIIGGFIKPRILTIAGSDPSGGAGIQADLKVIALLGGYGTSVITALTAQNTLGVQGIFPVPRSFIREQLQAVLSDISVDAVKTGMLARAEIITLVAQTLNEFKIEKVVLDPVMISGTGHPLLEKKAVQTLRDDLFPVAGLVTPNLSEASVLTGLPVRTVADMKRAAMALKEKIKGMVLIKGGHLTGAAIDLLYDGISFREFSSPRIQTPNIHGTGCTFSAAIAVFWGQGNPLIKAVEKAKDFITKAIAGAQPVGHGQWATDPYRWLENNKNKKEVSS
- the thiC gene encoding phosphomethylpyrimidine synthase ThiC, which codes for MTQIESAQKGVLTPEMQEVARQEGLDPEEIQKRVAQGTVVIPANLGKKKARPVGIGQGLAIKVNANIGTSSDQVDLAQELRKLNICVEAKADTVMDLSTGGDLKEILRTLIAHSPLPIGTVPIYQAVVETAREKGGIVHLTADKIFEVIESQAQAGVDFITVHCGVTLNSLERLQKQGRITDIVSRGGAFLATWMVYHGKENPLYTEYDRLIELARRYDLTLSLGDGLRPGCLADATDRAQVQELIHLGELREQALKAGVQVMIEGPGHVPLNQVEANVLLQKQLCQGAPFYVLGPLVTDIAAGYDHIACAIGGALAGMAGADFLCYVTPSEHLKLPTPEDVREGIIASRIAAHAADLARGRAKSWEQDRQMALARKALNWERQIGLCLDPEKARRMRAESPPSESEVCTMCGEFCAIKMVREFFKKE
- a CDS encoding biotin--[acetyl-CoA-carboxylase] ligase, which translates into the protein MNSSQKNPQIRPKEIILGALSQREFVSGEALAKELGMTRPAIWKYMAKLKEEGFSIESLQGKGYRLTAVPDILLPDLLARELKTAFLGKNIHHFLRTDSTNIQARTLAAQGAPEGTLVVAEFQEKGKGRLSRIWQSPSGKNLLFSLILRPNWLPQEAFYGTVLASVSLCRAIREIAGMDVGIKWPNDIYAGDKKLAGILTEFTTDPDRMEYMIIGIGVNCHWAPLEPPPGGQPATSILKETGKKISRLQLLTRFLTFGETLYQKAQNEGVGFLRKEWNRYSLVKNRKVTILNNQTSLTGVAQGIDDHGGLIVLLDNGRKETILTGDVHLRF